Genomic DNA from Bacteroidales bacterium:
AGTGTATTATTCTTAGGAGGTGGGGCAAGCACCCAGTTTATGACCGTTCCATATAATTTTCTTGGTAAAAAAGCAGCTTACCTCGAAACCGGTGTATGGGCAAAAAAAGCTATTAAAGAAGCTAAAAACTTTGGCGAAGTTCAAATTGTAGCCTCTTCTGCCGATAAAAACTTTTGCTATATTCCCAAAGGTTGGCAAATACCTACCGATGTAGATTATTTCCACTTTACCTCAAACAATACTATTTATGGTACTGAAATTCGTCAAGATTTCGACGCTAAAGTGCCCATTGTTTGCGATATGTCGTCCGATTTTTGCAGCCGCCCCGTAGATGTTAGCAAATACGCACTCATCTATGCTGGCGCTCAAAAAAATGTAGGACCTGCTGGAGTTACCGTTGTTATTATTAAAGATGAATTCTTAAATAACAATCAAGTTGCCAACAGAATGATACCTACCATGATAAATTACAAAACACATGTTGCCGAAGGAAGTTTATTTAACACTCCTCCAGTATTACCCATTTTTACAGTAAAAGAAACACTCAAATGGCTCAAATCAATAGGCGGCTTAAAGGCTATTGAAAAAATGAATATCGAAAAAGCACAATTATTATACGATGCGATAGATAATAGTAAAATGTTTGTTGGAACAGTTGAAAAAGACTCCCGTTCGTTAATGAACATTTGCTTTGTAATGAAAGAGCAATATAAAGACAAAGAAGAAGCATTTATGGAATTTGCAAAATCAAAAGGTATAGTGGGTATAAAAGGACATCGTTCAGTAGGAGGCTTCAGAGCTTCTACGTATAATGCTTTACCTAAAGAATCGGTTCAAGCTTTAGTTGATGCTATGCACGAATTCGAAAAAGCAAACGCTTAAAAATATTCTAAAAAAAAATAAATATCTAA
This window encodes:
- the serC gene encoding 3-phosphoserine/phosphohydroxythreonine transaminase; the encoded protein is MKKHNFNAGPAILPQIAIENTAKAILDFNGIGMSILEISHRSKDFQAVIDEAVALFKEILNIPEGYSVLFLGGGASTQFMTVPYNFLGKKAAYLETGVWAKKAIKEAKNFGEVQIVASSADKNFCYIPKGWQIPTDVDYFHFTSNNTIYGTEIRQDFDAKVPIVCDMSSDFCSRPVDVSKYALIYAGAQKNVGPAGVTVVIIKDEFLNNNQVANRMIPTMINYKTHVAEGSLFNTPPVLPIFTVKETLKWLKSIGGLKAIEKMNIEKAQLLYDAIDNSKMFVGTVEKDSRSLMNICFVMKEQYKDKEEAFMEFAKSKGIVGIKGHRSVGGFRASTYNALPKESVQALVDAMHEFEKANA